One Curtobacterium herbarum genomic window carries:
- a CDS encoding alpha/beta hydrolase has product MLLIAAALLTASIHSLGVVEAPAVPVPAVVAPATVWSSGPRASDLPSGPSVEALAAASGQRWLDALETATPLTLRAADDDSRVTRTAMDDPPSTNLVANWWRSLSPGSRTVLTDEAPVVIGNLDGVPYDVRDVANRAALAAGLADPGTPTAVASMLGQVRESLEPTPDDPRKYLVTLDTRGTGRCAISLGDLDTAGDVSVVVPGIFFSVNGQMVDFTATAGDVFREQATLAPVAAPANGPGIAVVAWMGYRTPGIADFMSLDLAHVGADRLIRTLDGIRAVRNDHEPRLGVVAHSYGSTTAMIALSSGRTRVDSLTMLGSPGSAVTSVDQLGVPRGQVYVGGAHWDPVAGTGFFGTDPGCATFGAARLDLVGGSDPADAGDVFRRPFGHNEYLKPGTASLHDVALIAVGRGDLVSGGHRPGDTPGDGMVQATPDMYLVRPQDLQPRD; this is encoded by the coding sequence TTGCTGCTCATCGCCGCGGCACTGCTGACTGCCTCGATCCACTCCCTCGGAGTCGTCGAGGCCCCCGCAGTGCCTGTTCCCGCCGTCGTCGCTCCGGCGACCGTGTGGTCGTCCGGACCGCGTGCCTCCGACCTCCCGTCCGGTCCGTCCGTCGAGGCGCTCGCCGCCGCGTCCGGGCAGCGCTGGCTGGACGCCCTCGAGACCGCCACCCCGCTGACCCTGCGTGCCGCCGACGACGACTCGCGCGTGACCAGGACCGCGATGGACGACCCGCCGAGCACGAACCTCGTCGCGAACTGGTGGCGGTCGCTCTCGCCGGGGTCCCGGACGGTGCTGACGGACGAGGCCCCCGTCGTGATCGGCAACCTGGACGGGGTGCCCTACGACGTCCGTGACGTGGCGAACCGGGCCGCCCTCGCCGCGGGCCTCGCCGACCCGGGCACACCGACCGCGGTCGCCTCGATGCTCGGCCAGGTGCGGGAGTCCCTCGAGCCGACGCCCGACGACCCGCGGAAGTACCTCGTCACCCTGGACACCCGGGGGACCGGCCGGTGCGCGATCTCGCTCGGCGACCTCGACACCGCGGGTGACGTCTCCGTCGTGGTGCCCGGCATCTTCTTCTCGGTCAACGGCCAGATGGTGGACTTCACCGCGACGGCCGGCGACGTGTTCCGGGAGCAGGCCACCCTGGCCCCGGTGGCCGCCCCGGCGAACGGCCCCGGCATCGCGGTCGTCGCGTGGATGGGGTACCGCACGCCCGGCATCGCGGACTTCATGTCGCTCGACCTGGCCCACGTCGGAGCCGACCGGCTCATCCGCACCCTCGACGGCATCCGCGCAGTCCGGAACGACCACGAACCGCGGCTCGGCGTCGTCGCGCACTCGTACGGGTCGACCACGGCGATGATCGCGCTGTCCTCCGGGCGCACCCGGGTCGACAGCCTGACGATGCTCGGGTCCCCGGGGAGCGCCGTGACCTCCGTCGACCAACTCGGCGTCCCGCGCGGCCAGGTGTACGTCGGCGGAGCGCACTGGGACCCCGTCGCGGGCACGGGCTTCTTCGGCACCGACCCCGGGTGCGCCACGTTCGGTGCGGCGCGGCTCGACCTGGTCGGTGGCAGCGACCCGGCCGACGCCGGCGACGTCTTCCGGCGGCCGTTCGGGCACAACGAGTACCTCAAGCCGGGCACCGCGTCCCTCCACGACGTCGCGCTCATCGCGGTCGGGCGTGGCGACCTGGTCAGCGGTGGACACCGTCCCGGCGACACCCCGGGCGACGGGATGGTCCAGGCGACGCCGGACATGTACCTCGTGCGGCCACAGGACCTCCAGCCGCGCGACTGA
- the ligA gene encoding NAD-dependent DNA ligase LigA → MSDTDATFETIDPAGLDAAQAAREVDRLRARLGELRHAYYEGNGSPVSDAEYDTMMHRLDAIEQRFPELLTEDSPTQTVGGQAQTTQFAPVEHAERMLSLDNVFSPEELTDWALKVQRDAGAERVRFLSELKIDGLAINLRYEHGRLVSAATRGDGVVGEDVTGNVRTMGTIPDRLAGSGHPPLVEVRGEIFFPVAQFDELNARQRDAGERVFANPRNAAAGSLRQKEEGKSAAKRELMVDRLRRLRMLVHGIGAWPVAELERDTDVRAQSEVYELLHTWGLPTGTHHRVFDSVDDVLGFVKDYGERRSAVEHQIDGIVIKVDDLGLHEELGSTSRAPRWAIAYKYPPEEVHTKLLDIVVSVGRTGRATPFAAMEPAEVAGSVVRQATLHNQQVVKAKGVLIGDTVVLRKAGDVIPEVLGPVVELRDGTEREFVMPTDCPECGTPLRPAKEGDIDLRCPNAESCPAQVRGRVEHIASRGSLDIEGLGEVAAAALTQPVFPETPPLVTEAGLFDLTLEDIVPIEVIVRDAETGMEKTEDGGAPKRVTPFSRARKKTDPPFDPEARGADYTGEPSRYPSKNAFEMLANIDAAKTKPLWRILVGLNIRHVGPVAARALANHFGSLDAIRSSSRDELAAVDGVGGIIADALLDWFEVDWHREIIDRWTAAGVQLTTPGHPGPGAATEAGGVLAGVTVVATGSLEGFSREGAQEAIIAAGGKAASSVSKKTDFVAAGPGAGSKLTKAEQLGLRIIDAEQFALLVTEGPAALGDPAPAEPDAAPVASTESDPQ, encoded by the coding sequence ATGAGCGACACCGACGCGACCTTCGAGACCATCGACCCCGCGGGCCTCGACGCCGCGCAGGCCGCTCGGGAGGTCGATCGGCTGCGCGCCCGTCTGGGTGAACTGCGCCACGCCTACTACGAGGGCAACGGCTCGCCCGTGTCCGACGCCGAGTACGACACGATGATGCACCGGCTGGACGCGATCGAGCAGCGGTTCCCGGAGCTCCTGACCGAGGACAGCCCGACGCAGACGGTCGGCGGGCAGGCGCAGACGACGCAGTTCGCCCCGGTCGAGCACGCCGAGCGGATGCTGAGCCTCGACAACGTGTTCAGCCCCGAAGAGCTCACCGACTGGGCGCTCAAGGTGCAGCGGGACGCCGGCGCCGAGCGGGTCCGGTTCCTGTCCGAGCTGAAGATCGACGGGCTCGCCATCAACCTGCGGTACGAGCACGGGCGACTCGTCTCGGCGGCCACCCGCGGTGACGGCGTGGTCGGCGAGGACGTCACCGGCAACGTCCGGACGATGGGCACGATCCCGGACCGGCTCGCCGGCAGCGGTCACCCGCCCCTGGTGGAGGTCCGTGGCGAGATCTTCTTCCCGGTCGCGCAGTTCGACGAGTTGAACGCCCGGCAGCGCGACGCCGGCGAGCGGGTCTTCGCGAACCCGCGGAACGCCGCCGCCGGGTCCCTCCGCCAGAAGGAGGAGGGCAAGTCCGCCGCCAAGCGGGAGCTCATGGTCGACCGGCTCCGACGCCTCCGGATGCTCGTGCACGGCATCGGTGCCTGGCCGGTCGCCGAACTCGAGCGCGACACCGACGTCCGCGCCCAGTCCGAGGTCTACGAGCTGCTGCACACGTGGGGGCTGCCGACCGGCACGCACCACCGCGTCTTCGACTCCGTGGACGACGTCCTGGGCTTCGTGAAGGACTACGGCGAACGTCGGTCCGCGGTCGAGCACCAGATCGACGGCATCGTCATCAAGGTCGACGACCTGGGGCTGCACGAGGAGCTCGGGTCCACCAGCCGTGCCCCGCGGTGGGCGATCGCCTACAAGTACCCGCCGGAAGAGGTCCACACGAAGCTGCTCGACATCGTCGTCAGCGTCGGCCGCACCGGTCGGGCCACGCCGTTCGCGGCGATGGAGCCCGCCGAGGTCGCCGGGTCCGTGGTCCGCCAGGCCACCCTGCACAACCAGCAGGTCGTCAAGGCGAAGGGCGTCCTGATCGGGGACACCGTCGTGCTCCGCAAGGCCGGCGACGTGATCCCGGAGGTCCTCGGCCCCGTGGTCGAGCTGCGGGACGGCACCGAGCGCGAGTTCGTGATGCCGACCGACTGCCCGGAGTGCGGCACCCCGCTCCGCCCGGCGAAGGAGGGCGACATCGACCTCCGCTGCCCGAACGCCGAGAGCTGCCCGGCGCAGGTGCGCGGTCGGGTCGAGCACATCGCCTCCCGCGGGTCGCTCGACATCGAGGGCCTGGGCGAGGTCGCGGCCGCGGCCCTCACGCAGCCGGTCTTCCCGGAGACCCCGCCGCTCGTGACCGAGGCGGGGTTGTTCGACCTGACGCTGGAGGACATCGTCCCGATCGAGGTGATCGTCCGTGATGCCGAGACCGGCATGGAGAAGACCGAGGACGGCGGTGCCCCGAAGCGCGTCACCCCGTTCAGCCGGGCACGCAAGAAGACCGACCCGCCGTTCGACCCGGAGGCCCGTGGTGCGGACTACACCGGCGAGCCCAGCCGGTACCCGTCGAAGAACGCGTTCGAGATGCTCGCGAACATCGACGCCGCGAAGACCAAGCCGCTGTGGCGCATCCTGGTCGGCCTGAACATCCGCCACGTCGGACCCGTCGCGGCCCGGGCGCTCGCGAACCACTTCGGGTCGCTCGACGCGATCCGGTCGTCCTCGCGTGACGAACTGGCAGCGGTGGACGGCGTCGGCGGGATCATCGCCGACGCCCTGCTCGACTGGTTCGAGGTCGACTGGCACCGCGAGATCATCGACCGCTGGACGGCCGCAGGCGTGCAGCTCACGACGCCCGGACACCCCGGGCCGGGCGCTGCGACCGAAGCGGGCGGGGTGCTCGCGGGGGTCACGGTCGTCGCGACCGGCTCCCTCGAGGGCTTCAGCCGCGAGGGCGCGCAGGAGGCGATCATCGCCGCCGGTGGGAAGGCCGCGTCGAGCGTCAGCAAGAAGACGGACTTCGTCGCGGCCGGCCCTGGGGCGGGGTCGAAGCTGACGAAGGCGGAGCAGCTCGGGTTGCGGATCATCGACGCCGAGCAGTTCGCGCTGCTGGTGACCGAGGGGCCGGCCGCGCTCGGCGACCCGGCGCCGGCCGAGCCCGACGCCGCCCCGGTCGCGTCCACGGAGAGCGATCCGCAGTAG
- the mnmA gene encoding tRNA 2-thiouridine(34) synthase MnmA has product MRVLAAMSGGVDSAVAAARAVDAGHDVVGVHLALSRMPGTLRTGSRGCCTIEDSMDAQRAASALGIPYYVWDFSARFKEDVVDDFVAEYQAGRTPNPCMRCNERIKFAALLEKALALGFDAVATGHYASIVTAADGSRELHRSAAWAKDQSYVLGVLTAEQLQHAMFPLGATPSKDEVRAEAAARGLTVAQKPDSYDICFIPDGDTRGWLADRVGTAPGDVVERDGTVVGAHDGATGYTVGQRRGLALGRPAPDGKPRFVLDIRPKDNTVVVGPKEALDVASLSGTRYTWAGAAPADPSTPFRCDVQIRAHADPEPATAHVEDGALVVVPDAPLSGVAPGQTAVVYVGTRVLGQCTIDTTVSAAPVPA; this is encoded by the coding sequence ATGCGTGTTCTGGCGGCGATGAGCGGCGGGGTCGACTCGGCGGTGGCCGCGGCCCGGGCGGTGGACGCCGGCCACGACGTCGTCGGGGTGCACCTGGCGCTCAGCCGGATGCCCGGCACCCTGCGCACCGGCAGCCGCGGGTGCTGCACGATCGAGGACTCGATGGACGCCCAGCGTGCCGCCTCGGCCCTCGGCATCCCGTACTACGTGTGGGACTTCTCGGCGCGGTTCAAGGAGGACGTCGTCGACGACTTCGTGGCCGAGTACCAGGCCGGCCGCACCCCGAACCCCTGCATGCGCTGCAACGAGCGGATCAAGTTCGCGGCCCTGCTCGAGAAGGCACTGGCACTGGGCTTCGACGCCGTCGCGACCGGGCACTACGCCTCGATCGTCACCGCGGCGGACGGTTCGCGCGAACTGCACCGGTCGGCGGCGTGGGCGAAGGACCAGTCCTACGTGCTCGGCGTCCTGACGGCGGAGCAGCTGCAGCACGCGATGTTCCCGCTCGGTGCCACCCCGTCGAAGGACGAGGTCCGGGCGGAGGCCGCCGCCCGCGGGCTGACGGTCGCGCAGAAGCCCGACTCGTACGACATCTGCTTCATCCCCGACGGCGACACCCGCGGGTGGCTCGCCGACCGTGTGGGGACCGCTCCCGGTGACGTGGTGGAGCGCGACGGCACCGTCGTCGGCGCGCACGACGGCGCCACTGGCTACACCGTCGGGCAGCGCCGCGGGCTGGCACTCGGTCGTCCGGCACCGGACGGCAAGCCCCGGTTCGTGCTCGATATCCGCCCGAAGGACAACACCGTCGTCGTCGGCCCGAAGGAGGCGCTCGACGTCGCCTCGCTCTCCGGTACCCGGTACACGTGGGCGGGCGCGGCACCGGCCGACCCGTCGACCCCGTTCCGCTGCGACGTGCAGATCCGTGCGCACGCCGACCCGGAGCCCGCCACCGCACACGTCGAGGACGGCGCGCTCGTCGTCGTCCCGGACGCACCGCTCTCCGGTGTCGCCCCCGGGCAGACCGCCGTCGTGTACGTCGGCACCCGGGTGCTCGGCCAGTGCACCATCGACACCACGGTGTCGGCAGCGCCCGTCCCGGCCTGA
- a CDS encoding MFS transporter, with protein sequence MTSTTNDAFDLRGVLLSGFLPAALFAIGEGAIIPIIPIAADSLGASLAIAGFVASLILVGELIGDVPSGVVVARIGERNAMIGAAVVSVVGLLVCTAAPYPLVLAIGVFLVGLSTAVFALARHAYMTTSIPLRIRARALSSLGGVFRFGYFVGPFLAAGVIHLTGTTQSAFWVHVVCCLGAAVVLLVIRDPATGVRGLQRPTRASRPTAADGATAADAASTGPLEGEQFVKEESQGLFQTIRAHHRVLVRLGSGAALIGAMRAGRQVILPLWAVSVGLDDSTAALVIGIAGAVDFALFYTSGQIMDRWGRLASALPCMLGLSICYFLLAWSDHLDARVGWFIAVAMAMSLANGVGSGILMTLGADLAPADRPAPFLGAWRFTGDLGSAAAPLVISGVTALATIAVASGVMGVLGLVGAGVLLRYVPRYLPRTLR encoded by the coding sequence ATGACGAGCACCACGAACGACGCCTTCGACCTCCGCGGTGTCCTGCTGTCCGGGTTCCTGCCGGCGGCGCTCTTCGCGATCGGCGAGGGCGCCATCATCCCGATCATCCCGATCGCCGCGGACTCCCTCGGCGCGAGCCTGGCCATCGCCGGGTTCGTCGCCTCGCTGATCCTGGTCGGCGAGCTCATCGGGGACGTCCCCTCGGGCGTCGTCGTCGCGCGGATCGGCGAACGGAACGCGATGATCGGCGCCGCGGTCGTCTCGGTCGTCGGTCTGCTCGTCTGCACGGCCGCCCCGTACCCCCTCGTCCTGGCCATCGGCGTGTTCCTCGTCGGCCTGTCGACCGCGGTCTTCGCGCTCGCCCGGCACGCCTACATGACGACCTCGATCCCGCTGCGGATCCGGGCCCGGGCGCTGTCGAGCCTCGGCGGCGTGTTCCGCTTCGGCTACTTCGTCGGCCCGTTCCTCGCGGCCGGCGTCATCCACCTCACCGGCACGACGCAGAGCGCCTTCTGGGTGCACGTCGTCTGCTGTCTCGGCGCGGCGGTCGTGCTGCTCGTCATCCGCGACCCCGCGACGGGCGTGCGCGGTCTGCAGCGGCCGACCCGCGCCTCCCGGCCGACCGCGGCCGACGGGGCGACCGCGGCCGACGCTGCGTCGACCGGCCCGCTCGAGGGCGAGCAGTTCGTCAAGGAGGAGTCGCAGGGCCTCTTCCAGACCATCCGCGCCCACCACCGCGTCCTGGTCCGCCTGGGCAGCGGTGCGGCCCTGATCGGCGCGATGCGCGCCGGACGGCAGGTGATCCTGCCGCTCTGGGCGGTCAGCGTGGGACTCGACGACTCCACCGCCGCCCTGGTCATCGGCATCGCCGGTGCCGTCGACTTCGCGCTGTTCTACACGAGCGGGCAGATCATGGACCGCTGGGGCCGCCTGGCGAGCGCCCTGCCCTGCATGCTCGGCCTCAGCATCTGCTACTTCCTGCTCGCCTGGAGCGACCACCTCGACGCCCGCGTCGGCTGGTTCATCGCGGTCGCGATGGCGATGTCCCTGGCGAACGGCGTCGGCTCCGGCATCCTCATGACGCTCGGCGCGGACCTGGCACCCGCCGACCGGCCGGCGCCCTTCCTCGGCGCCTGGCGGTTCACCGGTGACCTCGGCTCCGCCGCCGCCCCGCTCGTGATCTCCGGTGTCACCGCGCTCGCCACCATCGCCGTCGCGAGCGGCGTGATGGGCGTGCTCGGCCTGGTCGGCGCGGGCGTCCTGCTCCGGTACGTCCCGAGGTACCTGCCCCGCACCCTGCGCTGA
- a CDS encoding DedA family protein — translation MHSVALALIPWLDPQYILDHFGAFAVLVVCAIIFAETGLLIGFIFPGDSLLVITGLFAFDRDGQIGGIPIWVVALMIGVAAFLGGELGYYIGKKAGPPIFERKDSGLFSKANVDRTNAFFHRYGALAVILARFVPVVRTFAPIAAGVGRMNYKKYSLYNAVGAIIWGVGVTFLGYFLGYIPAVAYIVRNYIDVILLAAVVVTVVPAAITYFRNARKAKQRESEQP, via the coding sequence ATGCACTCCGTCGCACTCGCCCTGATCCCCTGGCTGGATCCGCAGTACATCCTCGACCACTTCGGGGCCTTCGCCGTGCTCGTCGTCTGCGCCATCATCTTCGCCGAGACCGGCCTGCTGATCGGGTTCATCTTCCCGGGCGACAGCCTGCTCGTCATCACCGGCCTGTTCGCCTTCGACCGCGACGGCCAGATCGGCGGCATCCCGATCTGGGTCGTCGCGCTGATGATCGGCGTCGCGGCGTTCCTCGGCGGTGAACTCGGCTACTACATCGGCAAGAAGGCCGGTCCGCCGATCTTCGAGCGCAAGGACAGCGGACTGTTCTCGAAGGCGAACGTCGACCGGACGAACGCCTTCTTCCACCGGTACGGCGCCCTCGCGGTGATCCTCGCGCGCTTCGTCCCCGTGGTCCGGACGTTCGCCCCGATCGCCGCGGGTGTGGGCCGGATGAACTACAAGAAGTACTCGCTGTACAACGCCGTCGGCGCGATCATCTGGGGTGTCGGCGTCACGTTCCTCGGCTACTTCCTCGGGTACATCCCGGCCGTGGCGTACATCGTGCGCAACTACATCGACGTGATCCTGCTCGCGGCCGTCGTCGTCACCGTGGTCCCCGCCGCGATCACCTACTTCCGGAACGCCCGCAAGGCCAAGCAGCGCGAGTCCGAGCAGCCGTAG
- the rdgB gene encoding RdgB/HAM1 family non-canonical purine NTP pyrophosphatase translates to MLATHNRGKVVELRDILGDALGGIELVAYDGPEPVEDGDTYAANALIKARAAVAHTGLPALADDSGIAVDALGGAPGIHSARYAGTRVDADNIALLLQNLDGVVERTAAFVCAAAFVTPSGVEHVFEALWNGEVRTEPIGDGGHGYDPVFQPDDADRSAAQLTRAEKNALSHRSKAFRGIAPIVREWFAGEDPQA, encoded by the coding sequence CGAGCTGCGGGACATCCTCGGTGACGCCCTCGGCGGGATCGAGCTCGTGGCCTACGACGGCCCCGAGCCGGTCGAGGACGGCGACACCTACGCCGCGAACGCCCTCATCAAGGCTCGTGCCGCGGTCGCCCACACGGGGCTGCCGGCCCTGGCGGACGACTCCGGCATCGCGGTCGACGCACTCGGCGGGGCGCCGGGCATCCACTCCGCCCGGTACGCCGGCACCCGGGTGGACGCCGACAACATCGCACTGCTGCTGCAGAACCTGGACGGCGTCGTCGAGCGGACCGCGGCGTTCGTCTGCGCGGCGGCGTTCGTCACGCCCTCCGGGGTCGAGCACGTGTTCGAGGCCCTCTGGAACGGCGAGGTCCGCACCGAGCCGATCGGGGACGGCGGGCACGGCTACGACCCGGTGTTCCAGCCGGACGACGCCGACCGTTCGGCGGCGCAGCTGACCCGCGCGGAGAAGAACGCGCTGAGCCACCGGTCGAAGGCGTTCCGGGGCATCGCGCCGATCGTCCGCGAGTGGTTCGCCGGCGAGGACCCGCAGGCCTGA